The bacterium genomic interval GCTGTTGAGGAAGAGTATGTAACGCCCCCGAGCCCGCGCCAGGCCCTGGTTGCAGGCCGCCGCACGCCCGACGTCCTCAGCATTGGTGATCAGTTGGGCGTTGGAGTACAGGCCGCGGACCATCTCGGCGCTGCCGTCGGTCGAGCCGTTGTCTACGACGATGGTCTCGACGGTCTGCCGCCCGGCCCACTGACGCGCAGACACGATCGCGCGAGACAGCAGGGCGCGGGCATTGCGGTTGATGATGATGACGGAGACGCTGACCGCGCCCTCAGGCGAGAGCATCCCGGTAGACCTCGAATGTCTGTCGCGCCGTGCGCTCCCAGGAGAACTCTGCTGCCCGCCGCAGGCCTCGCGCCCGCAGGTCCTCGGGCAGGGCGCTGTCGTGCAAGACGGCGGTCAGGGCTGCAGCGAGGGCCGCGCCATCGGTGGGCTCGACCAGTACGGCGGCCTCGCCGGCGACCTCGGGCAGGCTGGTGGTGCTGGAAGTCACCACCGGGGTGCCACAGGCCATGGCTTCGAGGACCGGCAGGCCAAACCCCTCATACAGGGACGGGAACGCGAACACACTCGCGGCGCGGTAGAGGGCAATCAGGTCGTCAGTGCCGATCCAGCCCGTGAAGACCAGACGCCCGGTGAGACCGGGGAAGCGATCCCGCAACGTGTCCGGGCTGTCCATGCCGGGCCGGCCCACGACGACCACAGTGGCTTCACGCAGCGGCCCCGACGGAGCGGTAGCGACCACGTCGAGCAGGTGCGGGACGTTCTTGCGGGGGCTGGAGTACCCGACGGTCAGGATGATGGGAGGCTCCACCCCGAACGCGGCCCGCACCCGGGCCTGGGCCTCCGTCGCGTCGCCCGGGGTGAAATGCTCGGCCTGGGCCAGAGGGACCACATGCACCTTCCGGGCCGGGAGCCGCATCAGCCTGAGCAGGTCCTGGCGCGAGGCCTCCGAGTCGGTGATGACGGCGCGCGCACGGTGTGCCGAGAGGGTGATCAGCCCGCTGCGCAGGCGCGACCGCGTCGGGGGGTACAGCTCGGGCAGTATCCGGTAGGCCAGGTCGTGGATGGCGACGACCGTCGGGCAAGGTGACACCGGCGGAACCAGGTAGGGCGCGTGGAGCACATCAGCCCCGTCGGCACGCAGCCGCCGCGGCAGGCCGACGGGGGTCCACAGCCACCCCCGACGGGTGGTAAAGAGCCGCTGCTGGCACTTGTCAGCGCGTGGGAGAGGGTTCTCGCTCCCAAAGCGGCTGTCGCCGTAGAGCGTGACCTGCGTCACCTCCGGCAGGCGGGCAAGCTGTGGTATCAGGTTCTCCAGGACGACGCGATCTCCGGCGAAGCCGGCCTGGATCGTCCTGGCGTCAATGGCGATGTGCATGGCATCCTTCCCCGCGTCGCCGGCGATCTGCTGCGCCCCTCGGGCGCTGTGCAGGCGGAGGTCGGCCTACGGCCGGCAGACGGCAACCAGGTCCAGGGCCTCCTCAAGCGGCCCGGTGGTCACCACGTAGTACGCG includes:
- a CDS encoding glycosyltransferase family 4 protein, whose product is MHIAIDARTIQAGFAGDRVVLENLIPQLARLPEVTQVTLYGDSRFGSENPLPRADKCQQRLFTTRRGWLWTPVGLPRRLRADGADVLHAPYLVPPVSPCPTVVAIHDLAYRILPELYPPTRSRLRSGLITLSAHRARAVITDSEASRQDLLRLMRLPARKVHVVPLAQAEHFTPGDATEAQARVRAAFGVEPPIILTVGYSSPRKNVPHLLDVVATAPSGPLREATVVVVGRPGMDSPDTLRDRFPGLTGRLVFTGWIGTDDLIALYRAASVFAFPSLYEGFGLPVLEAMACGTPVVTSSTTSLPEVAGEAAVLVEPTDGAALAAALTAVLHDSALPEDLRARGLRRAAEFSWERTARQTFEVYRDALA